The genome window TACTGCGTGTCTAGAAAAAGGCTTTCGTTCTCTGAAGGGGACGAGAGTGATGTCCAGACGAGGAGCGTCATTGTGCGTCGGGTCCGGACTGACACAACCGATCCCTCTCGCTCAAATTATCAGAGAAAAACATCAGAGAGATCATCGTCTCCCCACTCTACCCGAGATTTAGCCCAGCTGCCATCAGAAAACAACTCTTATGAATCAGTCAGAAAATCTGAATCCATCAGCAGGAAATCATGTGAACAGAGTGAAACTGCTGAAAGGAAGTCCCCCTATTCATACACCTCCATATTGAAAGGGAATCCATCACACGTCACATCTGTTCGGCCCCAGCTGACATCATCAGTGTCTTTCAGTGATGCTGAAGTGCAGCACATCAGGCTGCAGTCTGGCACTGACCAGGACACTAAAGAGGAGAATGAGGAGCTGGAGCCCCACTATCATACCAAAGTGCCCTTTCAGAGTCAGGCCTCTGAGCCAAGCCAGACCATTGACAGGAGCGGGCCACTCATAAAAAGCCTACTCCGAAGATCATTATCCATGGACAGCCCTGTTCCCGTCTTCTCACCCACATTGGAGCTCAAGGAGCTGCAAAATCGGGAACAGTCAGTTGTTAAAATAGCATCCAAAGCATCTGGGCCAGAATCATCTGCTTACAATGGCAATTCAAATAGAACATCTCCCCTGGTTCTCAGGTCAAAGTACCCCAGCAGGTATGAAGATAAAACTCAGGTAGAACGAGAGGTCCGTGTGAAAGCTGAGCCCAGCAGTCCACTTCCGGACCCCATCGACATTATTCGAATCACAGTTGGAGAAGCATTGCCAGTCAATCTTAATAACGACCAAAGTTCACGGCCAGATTTCACTCCTTTTGGGAAAAGAAAGGACAGGCCAGACAACAGAAGGTACCCATTCAAGAAGAGCAAAGTATTTAAAGAACATACCCTTTCACTTGATGAGAACATGTCAGAAACAGTACCTCAGAGAGCCCGCATCGACTCTAATGAAAACTGTGAGGAGATGCCTGagagcaagatattcaaatgctGGAATTGTTTGAAGGTTTTCAGGTCCAGTGCTGGACTACATCGTCATGTAAATATGTATCACAACCCTGAAAAGCCATATGCTTGCGACATCTGCCACAAGCGCTTCCATACCAACTTCAAAGTGTGGACTCACTGCCAAACTCAGCATGGTGTGGTACAAAACCCAGcctcatcctccagctcctctgtACTGGATGAGAAATTTCAAAAGAAGTTGATAGATATTGTGCGAGAGAGGGAAATAAAGAAAGCATTGATTTGGAAGTTAAAGAGGAATAAACAGGGTTTGCAATCTCCTGCACTCACCAAAAAGAGATCAAGGCCCAACTTCATATGTCCTTACTGTGGGAAAGTATTTGTGTTCCAGTCTCAATACAGACAGCATTTAAGGACTCACCCTGCTGAAAGAGCTGACCAGGACACAGCGAACGAGAGCATCCTCTACCAGGAACAGGATGAGAACATTGAACAGAAGAACCCAGACGATGGTGTTTACTCCTGTAGACTTTGTAATATGAAGCTGTCTTCACTGTTTGAGCAGGGTGACCATGAGAGGGGCTGTCGACATGCAACTGTGTGCCCCTACTGTGGACTCCGATTCTCAAGTCCAACGGTCAAGAAGGACCACGAGGCACATTGTAAGTACAAGAAACTGACGTGCCTGGAATGCATGCGGACTTTCAAGTCCTCCTTCAGCATATGGCGCCACCAGGTGGAGGTCCACAACCACAACATGATGACAGTTAAAGAGCAGCTTCACCTGAAGCAACAAGAGAACAACGAAGAGCCGTCTGAAATGCTCAAAGAGGAGCATTACAGTGATGAGCCTCTAGCACCCGGGAGCTCAAGAGAGATCATCACTTACAGCGACTCCTCAGGTCCCCCCATGTATGATTCAGAAGACTCCTCTTCCTATGTGCCTGAGGACCTGAGCATGGGCCATCATGGCAAGCTGGTAGTGAAAGAAGAGCCATTGGAGGAGGCTGTGAGTGAGATGGAAAACTCAGAGACTGCCAAAACTGGGCTTGAGGAACCCGGTGTGTGGCCATGCGAGAAATGTGGAAATCTTTTCAGCTCTCGCAAAGACCTGGAACGACACCAGGAGCTGCTATGCCACATCAAACCATTCATCTGTCACATCTGCAACAAAGCCTTCAGGACCAACTTCCGCCTTTGGAGCCACTTCCAGTCCCACATGTCGACTGCTAACGAACCTGGAGCCAAAGAGATCGACGGAGAACCCtcacctctgtctccctcccctcccacgACCCCTCAGAACTCTGAACATCCCTCCCCACAGGCCTCCGTGCTCACATCCACTCAGACGGCGCCAGTCGCTGCAGTAATGGCTGAGGAATCAAGCAGCCCAGAGCCCTGTAGCTCATCAGTAAGCAAGACGAAGAGGCCTGAACTAGAACGGCAACCCAGCAGCCACAGCCCTGCTCTGTCGAGGTCAAACAGCATGGAGAATCCAAGTGGCCCTCAGGAATCAGACACACTGTTTTACCATGCAccatctctctctgccctgACGTTTAAGAGACAGTACATGTGTAAACTCTGTCACAGGACTTTCAAGACAGCCTTTAGTCTCTGGAGCCATGAGCAGAGTCATAGCCACGTGTAAGCATCAGACAAGCTATAGTAGTGCATTTCTCGAGAGACAGAGACTATACTTAATATTAGAATAATAACACACCTCAGCCTACAAAAGGAAGACTTTGAATGTATAGCTTATTTGCTTGCCTCCAAtgtcatatttttttatatattttttttttcttctttttttataatgtaatatatatatatatatacatatgtatattacatatacatatatacatatatatattacatatatatattacatatatatacacatatatatacacacacacacatgcatatatatatatatatatatatatatgtatgtgtgtgtgtgtgtatatatatgtaatatatatatatatatgtatatgtaatatacatatgtatatatatatatatatatatatgtaatatatatatatatatatatatgtgtgtgtatctatatatatatctatatctctctctctctatctcatctctgtcctctctctctctctctctctctctctctctgtgtgtgtctctctctctctctctctctgtctctctctctctctctctctctctctctctctctgtctctgtctctgtctctgtctctgtctctctgtctctgtctctgtctctctctctctgtctctctctctctctctgtctctctctctctctgtctctctgtctctctgtctctctctctcctctctctctctctctctctctctctctctctctctctctcctctctctctctctctctctcttgtctctctgtctctctgtctctctctctctgtctctctgtctctctctctctctactctctctctctctctctctctctctctctctctctgtctctctgtctctctgtctctctgtctctctctctctctctctctctctctatctctctctctcttgtctctctgtgtctctctctctctctctctctctctctctctctctctctgtctctgtctctgtctctgtctctgtctctgtctctgtctctctctctctctctctctgtctctctctctgtctctgtctctctctctgtctctctctctctctctgtctctctctctctctctctgtctctctctgtctctctctctctctctctctctctctctatctgtctctgtctctgtctgtctctctctctgtctctgtctctctctctgtctctctctctctctctgtctctctctctctctctctctgtctctctctctctgttctctctgtctctctctctctgtctgtctgttcctctctctctgtgtctcttctatctctctctctctctgtctctctatctctctctctgtctgtgtcctctctctgtgtctctctctctctgtccctctctctgtttctgtccctgtctctctgttctctctctctctgtgtctctgtatgttctgtctatgtgtctctctctctctctcctcttctctgtctctctgtgtttctgtgtctatctctcctctatctactctatatctctctctgttgtctgtctgtctgtctgttgtctgttatATCTAccgtatatatattgtattgttctGTATATATTCCTCTTTATCTCTGTATCGTctagtctctgtctctctcttcttctcttctatgtctctctagtctatattatcatatatctatctctcctctatctctctctctctctatctctctctctatctctctcttatctctctctctatatctatcctatctctctctctatctctctctatctctatatatatatatatatatatatatatatatatatatatatatatattacagtggCCATGTTCATTAGAGGTGTGACTGTGCAATCAAGTGCTAGATTCTTCTTTAACGCGAGATGATTATAACTggtttgtttcccttttttaaaatgaactATAAGCATTTATCTATTTTTAACCTATTTAGTTgtctatttgtatttatctaTCTAGGTGTTTTGAGAAAACAAGGTAAAGAGTTGCACCCCCCATTTCTTGTACCGCTATTGACTTAAAGGTACAGTGACGACTAAATACGTTGTTTTCTCAGAGTGTGGAAAACGTTCTTCAAATTGTTGATTAAATAGTAGTGCTTTTTGCTTTTGTATCAGATCTATCTCTTGGTGTGAGTGACATCCCTTAAGATAATATTGGTGGCCTCAATAATGTTTTGAATATGCACtttgtttgacagtttgattCTGTTAGAGGAGGATGTAGTCCAAAATGTTTGCTTGGATCATTTCACTGACGGAGGCGCTAGGCTGCAGACgtataaatgataaataggCTAAGTAGTTTATGTTTTGCTTACGCATACTTAGCATTCCTTTGCATTAGTTGTCTCATATTTGAGTTTCTTATTgcctttgtgtcattttgtgtaatGGGTTAATTGAATATGAACTTCAGTTTAACAAAAGGTTATATCACAAACTATACATCAGACACACCTCAGATAGCTGCTGTCAGTATGCAGCCTTGATTAATTGCTTAAAGTCTTCATGCAGTACTTTAATTTATCTTCCTAGCCTGGtgaatattatttgtttatacaATTGCAATCATCAGTCATAAAGATTTgagaaagttgtgtttttttcacagGTAAATGACTATAGCATTTTTTTGAAATGTTGCTAAAGAACCTCATTTGTAAAAGGTGCTCAGACCCGCGATGAAATTGTCAGTGAAAATATTGGGCTGGGTTgaattgataaaatattaaaatactaGATCACTTCATTCAAGTATTTTTCAGCTGCTAGAAATCAATCTGAAATATTTATAGCAGGCTAACTTTCATAAGAATGTTTTTTGCAGTATAGTAATGAAATTATGGTTATACTCGAATTATTAtgaaaattatattaatttgtGATATGAGACAAGTCCACCAGTGTGGTAATTAACCAAGCTTTACAATGATGCTTTGATGGCCTTATGCAAGTTTGAAAATATTTGTCCGATATTATGTCACATGAAAGCACAATAGAGTTTCAAATGATTTATgactcaggcttttcaaaaagaGGGAAGCATGAGAAAGCAAATATTTTATTCTATGAATGGTGAGAAAGTGTTCCTGCTTCCTAAagatttattattaaagattgtGTTGATTGTATTCCAGTTGTTTCACAATTGTATTCTTGTACAAGTATATAGTTCTGCTTTGGCTTGATGGATTAGACCTTTGTCATAAATGATTACGATTGCTACAATTTGGGAGATGTCGCATTCAAAGAGTGCTCCACATAAACTATGGGAATTTGTTTTCCTCTAAATGAGCAACGCCAGCTGCATTGTGATGTTAAGTTCTCTGGAGAAATTCTGTATTGATAATAGTGCTCTTATTTTCTTGTGATAAAAACTTCCTGACAGTTtaacagaaatgattagaattGTGTAAATGGAAGTGTTTGTATCCTCGATTTTGTACCAATTTTGTTAGTAAACAAAAGTTGTATCTTTTTAGTATTCCTGTGCTCTCACTGCAATAATGAATTTGTATCAGCATTGGTTGCATTATTGTTGCTTTTGAAAACTTGCAGCTGCTTTTGTGTTTAGGTTTTTCTACAGTTTTTGTGCTTCAATTCTGTAATAAAGAGTAACAATGGAGTATATATACAACCATTTGTGGTATTTAAATTATTCAGTAAACTATACTGTGCCTCACAGCTCATTTTAAGCTTAATCAAACATTTAACTACATTTGCAGAACTTTCCATAACCCTCATTGCGCTTGTTTGATCAAATGTACCCTTTACCCTGATACACTATTCCCTTTCTGGGTTTACTGCGTCATTTTGTCACCAAAACTGCATGTCGACTGTGGCATACTGCCTCAGTACCTCCAAGCAGATATAAGAGGGCCCATGTACAGTATTGACATGATCGTAAATGTATAGGGATTTAGTGATAcacaaaaagaacatttgttatgtattccCAAATCTATAACCCCATACCTACTATAATTAGATGTTAGTTTTCACTTAAATAGCATATGCAAGAGTTTGAAT of Cottoperca gobio chromosome 14, fCotGob3.1, whole genome shotgun sequence contains these proteins:
- the zbtb21 gene encoding zinc finger and BTB domain-containing protein 21 — its product is MESLVHYSNPSHALSVLGVLNEQRLRGQMCDVVLVVADQKYQAHKSVLAATSEYFQSLFTRMDAESLKVVNLDFCEPDAFEIVLNYIYSSSLFVDKGSLAAIQELGYSLGIPFLTNIVSTRPHASYCVSRKRLSFSEGDESDVQTRSVIVRRVRTDTTDPSRSNYQRKTSERSSSPHSTRDLAQLPSENNSYESVRKSESISRKSCEQSETAERKSPYSYTSILKGNPSHVTSVRPQLTSSVSFSDAEVQHIRLQSGTDQDTKEENEELEPHYHTKVPFQSQASEPSQTIDRSGPLIKSLLRRSLSMDSPVPVFSPTLELKELQNREQSVVKIASKASGPESSAYNGNSNRTSPLVLRSKYPSRYEDKTQVEREVRVKAEPSSPLPDPIDIIRITVGEALPVNLNNDQSSRPDFTPFGKRKDRPDNRRYPFKKSKVFKEHTLSLDENMSETVPQRARIDSNENCEEMPESKIFKCWNCLKVFRSSAGLHRHVNMYHNPEKPYACDICHKRFHTNFKVWTHCQTQHGVVQNPASSSSSSVLDEKFQKKLIDIVREREIKKALIWKLKRNKQGLQSPALTKKRSRPNFICPYCGKVFVFQSQYRQHLRTHPAERADQDTANESILYQEQDENIEQKNPDDGVYSCRLCNMKLSSLFEQGDHERGCRHATVCPYCGLRFSSPTVKKDHEAHCKYKKLTCLECMRTFKSSFSIWRHQVEVHNHNMMTVKEQLHLKQQENNEEPSEMLKEEHYSDEPLAPGSSREIITYSDSSGPPMYDSEDSSSYVPEDLSMGHHGKLVVKEEPLEEAVSEMENSETAKTGLEEPGVWPCEKCGNLFSSRKDLERHQELLCHIKPFICHICNKAFRTNFRLWSHFQSHMSTANEPGAKEIDGEPSPLSPSPPTTPQNSEHPSPQASVLTSTQTAPVAAVMAEESSSPEPCSSSVSKTKRPELERQPSSHSPALSRSNSMENPSGPQESDTLFYHAPSLSALTFKRQYMCKLCHRTFKTAFSLWSHEQSHSHV